A window from Candidatus Nitrospira neomarina encodes these proteins:
- a CDS encoding c-type cytochrome, with protein sequence MNKQPRQIILRGVAGVLCWFVVGCSENGTSAGESSPPATIAQVSTEKGLPTEFKDGETKFNTFCSPCHGVQAVGTAQGPPLVHKIYEPSHHADFAFQRAAAQGVKAHHWKFGNMPKIEGVTADDVTQIIAYIRWLQRQAGIF encoded by the coding sequence ATGAACAAGCAACCAAGACAAATAATTCTCAGAGGTGTGGCAGGGGTTCTCTGTTGGTTTGTTGTTGGGTGTTCTGAGAATGGGACGAGTGCTGGGGAATCCTCTCCTCCCGCAACCATTGCGCAAGTATCGACCGAGAAAGGCCTGCCAACAGAATTCAAAGACGGCGAGACAAAATTCAATACATTTTGTTCTCCTTGCCATGGAGTGCAGGCCGTGGGAACGGCTCAAGGTCCCCCTTTGGTGCATAAAATCTATGAGCCCAGTCACCATGCGGATTTTGCTTTTCAGCGAGCTGCGGCTCAAGGGGTCAAAGCCCACCATTGGAAATTCGGGAACATGCCGAAGATCGAAGGCGTGACGGCAGATGACGTCACGCAGATAATTGCTTATATCCGGTGGCTCCAGCGCCAAGCTGGAATTTTCTAG
- a CDS encoding M3 family oligoendopeptidase, translated as MSKTLPSWDLQGLLRHPNKDFKRITKTLDSLISELEAVRPHLSPDISATRFKEIWEQYETVTEHMTTLRAFSFLWFSENTKNQEARAFDTQVRNRLTDFSNRLVFLDLWWQSLEPTNAARLTAEAERFRYHLETLTRFTPHTLSESEERILTIKSTTGRQALETLYGVTTNSLTFPMKMKGRTTRLTREQLMGYVRHPLASVRRGAYHALFKVYGEHRDVLGEMYKSLVQDWGNEGLTLRHYASPMAVRNVTNDVPEKAVDALLKTCRKNAVIFQEYFRLKARLLKIKQFQRYDLYAPFAAKKSKYSFARAKELVMEAYQAFSPELAQRAKRVLEENHLDAAIRPGKMGGAFCYSVLPTQTPYVLVNFTGEPRDVSTLAHELGHAVHAMMAREHSIFTFHSSLPLAETASVFGEHLLSDLLLQQEKDPKVKAGLLVDQLDDAYATIMRQAYFVQFERQAHHMVQQGATVDALAQTYLTLLREQFGPRLPVDDEFQWEWLAIPHIFASPFYCYAYSFGSLLVLSLFQRYQAEGPSFVPRYLQLLSGGGSASPQDLLKPLQVDINSTAFWQAGFTRIQGLVHELERSMG; from the coding sequence ATGTCGAAGACTCTTCCATCCTGGGACCTTCAAGGTCTCTTGCGCCATCCGAACAAAGACTTCAAGCGGATCACCAAAACACTTGACTCCCTGATTTCCGAACTCGAGGCCGTACGACCGCATTTATCACCGGATATTTCTGCTACTCGTTTCAAGGAAATCTGGGAGCAATACGAAACCGTCACTGAACACATGACGACGTTGCGGGCTTTTTCGTTTTTATGGTTTTCAGAAAATACAAAAAATCAAGAAGCCCGCGCATTTGACACCCAGGTACGAAACAGATTGACAGATTTTTCCAATCGACTGGTCTTTCTTGACCTCTGGTGGCAAAGCCTCGAGCCCACCAACGCGGCCCGGTTGACCGCAGAAGCCGAGCGGTTTCGGTACCATCTGGAGACCTTGACTCGTTTCACACCGCATACCTTGAGTGAATCTGAAGAACGAATTTTAACCATTAAGAGTACGACCGGTCGCCAGGCTCTCGAAACATTGTATGGCGTCACCACGAATAGTTTGACTTTTCCCATGAAAATGAAAGGCCGGACGACCCGTCTGACCCGCGAACAACTGATGGGATATGTCCGGCATCCCTTGGCTTCGGTTCGTCGAGGAGCCTACCACGCGCTTTTCAAAGTCTATGGTGAACACCGGGATGTCCTTGGAGAAATGTATAAGAGCCTGGTTCAGGATTGGGGAAATGAAGGCCTCACCTTGCGGCATTACGCTTCGCCTATGGCCGTGCGTAATGTCACAAATGATGTCCCCGAAAAAGCCGTTGATGCTCTGCTTAAAACCTGCCGAAAGAATGCCGTCATTTTCCAGGAATATTTTCGGTTAAAGGCACGGCTACTGAAAATAAAGCAGTTTCAACGTTACGATCTGTATGCTCCCTTCGCGGCGAAGAAATCCAAATATTCTTTTGCAAGGGCAAAAGAGCTGGTAATGGAAGCGTATCAAGCCTTTTCCCCGGAATTGGCCCAACGGGCGAAGCGGGTTCTGGAAGAAAATCATCTTGATGCGGCAATTAGGCCCGGCAAAATGGGTGGAGCTTTTTGCTATAGCGTGCTCCCCACGCAGACTCCTTATGTCCTGGTGAATTTCACCGGAGAGCCCCGTGATGTCTCGACCTTGGCGCATGAACTGGGTCATGCCGTTCACGCGATGATGGCAAGGGAGCATTCCATCTTCACGTTTCATTCGTCGCTCCCTCTGGCGGAAACGGCCTCTGTGTTTGGCGAGCACCTGCTTTCCGATTTACTTCTCCAACAGGAAAAGGACCCGAAGGTCAAGGCGGGACTCCTTGTCGATCAACTCGACGATGCGTATGCCACCATTATGCGACAGGCCTACTTTGTGCAATTTGAACGGCAAGCCCATCACATGGTTCAACAGGGCGCGACCGTTGATGCGCTCGCTCAAACCTACCTGACCCTCCTTCGGGAGCAATTCGGGCCTCGCCTACCCGTGGACGATGAGTTTCAATGGGAATGGCTCGCCATTCCTCATATCTTTGCCAGTCCATTTTATTGCTACGCCTATAGCTTTGGCAGTCTACTAGTGCTGTCGTTGTTTCAACGCTATCAAGCAGAAGGGCCCTCGTTCGTCCCGCGATATCTGCAATTGCTGTCGGGAGGCGGGTCGGCCAGTCCTCAAGACCTGCTCAAACCCCTACAGGTAGATATCAACTCCACGGCATTTTGGCAGGCGGGATTTACACGGATCCAGGGGCTGGTTCATGAACTGGAACGAAGTATGGGGTAA